A region of Agrobacterium vitis DNA encodes the following proteins:
- a CDS encoding recombinase family protein, translating to MAANTNNRASRRPQGRLIGYARVSTDEQATEAQEIDLRSAGCDVIVQEHGSGASRARPALSKLVREIVAGDTLVVVRLDRLARSVSHLLEVIEDLTAKGAHFRSLRDPIDTSTPQGMFSLQVLGAVAQLERALISERTKAGIRAAKSKGKLPGNPGIREKRPEVLARMTAAQKAAYGDRIQASANQWLPTVRRMRPDHTWDDIARVLKQRGLDWTPERLRRAVKWMVTERMADAVLLKKSPPRLPEDRLMTLVAGIHSSNADLTLREIAAQLERLHERTPRGGSKWSPSSVKNLIDRARRSGLIADVDMTAAE from the coding sequence ATGGCCGCTAACACCAACAATCGGGCTTCCCGTCGACCGCAGGGCCGGCTGATCGGCTATGCACGCGTCTCTACGGACGAGCAGGCAACGGAAGCCCAGGAAATCGATCTGCGATCGGCCGGGTGCGATGTGATCGTCCAGGAACACGGATCCGGCGCTTCGCGTGCCCGACCTGCCCTTTCCAAACTCGTTCGCGAGATCGTCGCCGGCGACACACTCGTTGTGGTACGGCTTGACCGTCTGGCGCGCTCGGTCAGCCACCTGCTCGAGGTCATCGAGGATCTGACGGCGAAGGGCGCGCATTTCCGGTCGCTGCGCGATCCCATCGACACATCGACGCCGCAGGGAATGTTTTCGCTTCAGGTTCTTGGCGCCGTGGCGCAGCTCGAGCGCGCGCTCATTTCCGAACGAACGAAGGCGGGTATCCGGGCAGCCAAGTCCAAAGGAAAGCTTCCCGGCAACCCCGGCATCCGGGAAAAACGCCCCGAGGTGTTGGCCAGGATGACCGCGGCCCAGAAAGCGGCATATGGCGATCGCATCCAGGCCTCGGCGAACCAATGGCTTCCGACCGTTCGGCGCATGCGGCCGGATCACACATGGGACGACATCGCACGAGTGCTCAAGCAGCGCGGCCTCGACTGGACGCCAGAACGTCTTCGCCGGGCCGTGAAGTGGATGGTGACTGAACGCATGGCGGATGCAGTGCTGCTGAAAAAATCCCCGCCCCGGCTTCCCGAGGATCGCCTGATGACGCTTGTGGCCGGCATCCATTCGTCGAACGCGGACCTCACGCTGCGCGAGATCGCCGCCCAGCTCGAAAGGCTGCACGAGCGTACGCCGCGCGGCGGATCCAAATGGTCGCCCTCGTCTGTCAAGAACCTCATTGATCGTGCCCGCCGTTCCGGGTTGATCGCTGACGTCGATATGACCGCGGCCGAATAG
- the repB gene encoding plasmid partitioning protein RepB, with amino-acid sequence MSKQSGRKSILASFAAYTPQPNDAAALNPPKETTAPSSRVAGVIGATQRSLAELREERDQLKAIAEGSGDIEIDPELVDPSPFPDRLNDEDEGEFETFKALIASEGQLIPILVRRHPSDPSRYQVSYGHRRLRAARELGLKVRAKVASLDDRQLVIAQGIENSARQDLSWAEKALFASGMDLAGVKARDIRAALAVDDPELARFRSVCRSVPEDVMRAIGRAPKAGRSRWTAFAKACADGDAIARVRETLAGAKVLRSDDRFVLALNAAAAKTRAPAETVTVGDGSGRKLGTASFKPTEVKITFNPSLAPGFAEFIQSELPGLVERYNATRDS; translated from the coding sequence ATGAGTAAACAATCGGGCCGTAAGTCGATCCTTGCAAGCTTTGCAGCATACACGCCACAGCCGAACGATGCGGCAGCGCTGAACCCGCCAAAGGAAACGACAGCACCGTCATCTCGAGTTGCAGGGGTGATTGGTGCGACACAGCGTTCGCTTGCAGAACTGCGGGAAGAGAGAGATCAGCTCAAGGCCATTGCTGAAGGCAGCGGTGATATTGAGATCGATCCGGAATTGGTCGATCCCTCGCCATTTCCGGACCGGCTCAATGACGAAGACGAGGGGGAATTTGAGACGTTTAAGGCGCTCATTGCCTCTGAAGGGCAGTTAATACCAATTCTCGTCCGGAGGCATCCGTCCGATCCGTCTCGCTATCAGGTGAGCTATGGGCATCGCCGATTGCGTGCCGCGCGGGAACTAGGGCTGAAGGTAAGAGCAAAAGTCGCTAGTCTCGATGACCGTCAGCTCGTTATCGCCCAAGGTATCGAGAATTCAGCGCGCCAGGACCTTAGCTGGGCCGAGAAAGCGTTGTTCGCATCCGGAATGGATTTGGCAGGTGTGAAAGCCCGCGATATTCGGGCGGCCCTTGCGGTTGATGACCCGGAGTTAGCACGTTTTCGGTCGGTCTGCAGATCAGTACCGGAGGATGTGATGAGAGCGATCGGCCGAGCGCCGAAGGCTGGGCGTTCGCGTTGGACGGCATTCGCAAAGGCCTGCGCAGATGGAGATGCGATAGCTCGCGTTCGAGAAACCTTGGCAGGTGCCAAGGTTTTGAGGTCGGATGACCGTTTCGTGTTGGCGTTAAACGCGGCGGCTGCAAAGACTCGGGCACCAGCAGAAACGGTGACAGTTGGAGACGGCAGCGGCCGCAAGCTCGGGACAGCTAGCTTCAAGCCGACAGAGGTGAAGATAACATTCAACCCGTCTCTAGCCCCCGGGTTTGCCGAGTTCATCCAGAGCGAGTTGCCCGGGCTGGTAGAACGATACAACGCGACCCGAGATTCATAA
- the trbC gene encoding conjugal transfer pilin TrbC, with the protein MSHKTSITIALAAFAAVSCIGLADSAFASSGGSLPWESPLQQIQQSITGPVAGFIALAAVAIAGGMLIFGGELNDFARRLCYVALVGGVLLGATQIVALFGATGASIGEIEARTGSGIVELWATLRPEGEGAHG; encoded by the coding sequence ATGTCGCATAAGACCAGTATTACTATTGCACTTGCGGCATTCGCCGCCGTCTCCTGCATCGGTTTGGCAGATTCGGCATTCGCCTCTTCGGGCGGTAGTCTGCCGTGGGAATCTCCGCTGCAACAGATCCAGCAATCCATCACCGGGCCGGTTGCCGGCTTCATCGCGCTCGCGGCCGTCGCCATCGCCGGCGGCATGCTGATCTTCGGTGGCGAACTCAACGACTTCGCCAGGAGGCTTTGCTATGTCGCCCTTGTTGGCGGCGTGTTGCTCGGCGCGACCCAGATCGTTGCACTGTTTGGAGCGACCGGCGCTTCTATCGGAGAGATCGAGGCCCGGACCGGGTCTGGGATCGTCGAACTGTGGGCAACACTTCGACCGGAAGGGGAGGGGGCTCATGGCTGA
- a CDS encoding acyl-homoserine-lactone synthase, translating into MRILTVSPDQYERYRSFLKQMHLLRGAVFGGRLEWDVSITAGEERDQYDDFKPTYLLATTSGGLIAGCVRLLPASGPTMLERTFPQLLETGDLSAHSGMVESSRFCVDTSLVSRRDTSQLHLATLTLFAGIIEWAMAKGYAEIVTATDLRFERILKRAGWPMRRLGQPAAIGNTIAIAGSLPADRASFEQVCPAGYQSFPRTDVAAIRSAA; encoded by the coding sequence ATGCGGATACTGACAGTCTCGCCGGACCAATACGAACGGTATCGAAGCTTTCTCAAACAGATGCACCTTCTTCGCGGAGCGGTGTTCGGTGGCCGTCTCGAATGGGACGTCTCTATCACCGCGGGGGAAGAACGCGACCAGTATGACGACTTCAAACCAACCTACCTCCTGGCGACTACAAGTGGTGGCTTGATCGCCGGCTGCGTCCGTCTTCTTCCGGCTTCCGGCCCGACGATGCTGGAACGAACCTTCCCCCAGCTGCTCGAAACGGGTGACCTCAGCGCGCATTCCGGGATGGTCGAGAGTTCGCGTTTCTGCGTCGATACCTCGCTCGTCTCACGGAGAGATACGAGCCAACTGCACCTTGCGACGCTTACCCTGTTCGCCGGCATCATCGAATGGGCGATGGCAAAAGGTTACGCGGAGATCGTCACGGCGACCGATCTTCGTTTCGAGCGCATCCTGAAGCGGGCCGGTTGGCCCATGCGGCGGCTCGGCCAACCGGCCGCGATCGGCAACACCATCGCTATTGCCGGAAGCCTGCCGGCGGATCGCGCGAGCTTCGAGCAGGTTTGCCCTGCGGGCTATCAGTCGTTCCCCCGGACCGACGTGGCAGCGATCAGGAGTGCGGCGTGA
- a CDS encoding RHE_PE00001 family protein has product MRYETGDLPLAALLPAIARAEDQLARLDEVVRRSPVRQGFTERSHFIEAAASMWVAGELVHLEDLVLHDANRDVRTPTHEVTIAHSILRARRRIASADPGWATSRAGVVSLAGRSEDSTEREVVGEGSSSLSIELALNEDENGFAAEMAEIDAVLNRSARVLEAVATGEGRKADPLMVGELIVRDPGWNEEGRLSDWRAALAEADALPTTLAAAVIWDAWECIEPLQRQHWLGTQLVNSYFRVRGKVSSHLFGICSGLKAVPRERRRSHNRVSRVLAGLDAMASSAELAMKEVIRLGQAREHLERKLKGKRSSSSLPRVVDLLMARPIVSSSIIVKELKVSHRAALDLVAELGVREVTGRGSFRAWGVI; this is encoded by the coding sequence ATGAGATATGAAACCGGTGATTTGCCACTGGCGGCGCTGCTTCCGGCCATCGCAAGGGCGGAAGATCAGCTCGCGCGTCTCGACGAGGTTGTTCGCCGCAGCCCCGTCAGGCAGGGCTTTACCGAAAGGTCGCACTTCATCGAGGCGGCCGCCAGCATGTGGGTCGCCGGCGAGCTTGTCCATCTCGAGGATCTCGTTCTCCACGACGCAAATCGGGATGTCCGCACCCCGACCCATGAAGTCACAATCGCACATTCAATCTTGAGGGCGCGGCGGCGCATCGCAAGCGCTGACCCGGGCTGGGCGACGAGCAGGGCTGGGGTCGTAAGCCTCGCGGGGCGATCAGAGGACTCTACGGAACGAGAGGTGGTAGGCGAAGGGAGCTCGTCATTATCCATCGAACTGGCATTGAACGAAGACGAGAACGGTTTTGCGGCGGAGATGGCGGAAATCGATGCGGTCCTTAATCGATCCGCCCGTGTGCTCGAAGCGGTGGCAACGGGCGAGGGCCGCAAGGCGGATCCTTTGATGGTCGGTGAGCTCATTGTCCGGGATCCGGGTTGGAACGAGGAAGGGCGCCTTTCGGATTGGAGAGCGGCTCTGGCTGAGGCCGACGCCTTGCCGACCACGTTGGCGGCCGCAGTTATATGGGACGCATGGGAATGCATAGAGCCATTGCAGCGGCAGCATTGGCTTGGTACACAACTGGTGAATTCCTATTTCCGGGTGCGCGGAAAGGTGTCCTCGCACCTGTTCGGCATCTGCTCCGGTCTGAAAGCTGTGCCGCGGGAACGGCGGCGATCACACAATCGTGTATCACGAGTGCTTGCCGGGCTGGATGCAATGGCGAGCAGCGCTGAACTGGCCATGAAGGAAGTAATTCGGCTGGGACAGGCTAGGGAGCACCTCGAGCGCAAACTGAAGGGAAAGCGCTCATCCAGCAGTTTGCCGCGCGTTGTGGACTTGCTGATGGCGCGACCGATCGTATCCTCGTCGATTATAGTCAAGGAATTGAAGGTTAGCCATCGTGCGGCGCTCGATCTCGTCGCCGAACTCGGCGTTCGGGAAGTGACGGGGAGAGGAAGCTTCCGTGCATGGGGTGTAATTTGA
- the repC gene encoding plasmid replication protein RepC, with amino-acid sequence MRETIVTTPFGRRPMTLGHIASQMAAKAAAPDAVAHKWQVFQHIRESRELIGATDRSLSILNALLTFHPETALTGDAELVVWPSNEQLMTRANGMPATTLRRHLAVLVDCGLIIRRDSPNGKRFARKGRGGEVEQAYGFDLSPIVARAEEFRDLAQAVQAEKKAFRVAKERLTLLRRDIVKMIETGIGESVPGNWGRVLQTYQSVIAKLPRSAPRQLVESIAQELHELHTEIRDALETFTKSLNPVANESHNGRHIQNSKPDSKFESEYGFRQREEAGGSAAETDNVRSLPKRELPLGIVLDACPEIGELAQGGSIRHWRDLLAATDLARPMLGISPSAWQEARETMGEQHAAITLAAIYQRAGQINNAGGYLRSLTDRAKDGKFSTWPMVMALLRAKLDEQKSAASAGKPRTDEDAEDDSHVHVSASLLKSLQKPRSW; translated from the coding sequence ATGAGAGAGACTATTGTAACGACGCCCTTTGGGCGGCGGCCGATGACGCTCGGCCATATTGCAAGCCAGATGGCCGCTAAGGCAGCCGCACCAGACGCTGTCGCCCACAAGTGGCAAGTCTTCCAGCACATCCGTGAATCCCGAGAATTGATCGGAGCGACGGACCGCTCCTTGTCAATCTTGAATGCTCTACTGACTTTTCATCCGGAGACTGCGTTGACCGGCGACGCCGAGCTGGTGGTGTGGCCCTCTAACGAGCAGCTGATGACGCGCGCCAATGGTATGCCTGCTACGACGCTCCGCCGGCATCTTGCCGTCCTGGTTGATTGCGGGCTCATCATCCGTCGCGACAGTCCCAATGGCAAGCGGTTTGCCCGCAAGGGAAGGGGAGGGGAGGTCGAGCAGGCCTACGGCTTTGATCTGTCACCGATCGTTGCCAGGGCCGAGGAGTTTCGAGACCTCGCTCAAGCCGTGCAAGCTGAGAAGAAGGCCTTCCGGGTGGCCAAGGAACGGCTGACGCTTCTTCGCCGTGACATCGTCAAAATGATCGAAACGGGCATCGGAGAGAGCGTTCCCGGAAACTGGGGAAGGGTTTTACAGACCTATCAGAGCGTCATCGCCAAGTTGCCGCGTTCTGCTCCCCGCCAGCTTGTAGAGAGCATCGCGCAGGAACTTCATGAGTTGCACACCGAAATTCGTGACGCATTGGAAACATTTACGAAATCACTGAATCCGGTCGCCAATGAGTCCCATAACGGTCGTCACATACAAAATTCAAAACCAGACTCTAAATTTGAATCTGAATACGGCTTTCGACAAAGAGAAGAAGCGGGCGGCAGCGCCGCGGAAACCGACAACGTGCGGAGCTTGCCGAAACGTGAGCTGCCTTTGGGGATTGTGCTGGACGCCTGCCCCGAGATTGGGGAACTCGCGCAGGGTGGGTCCATCCGGCACTGGCGCGACTTGCTGGCGGCGACCGACCTTGCCCGGCCGATGCTGGGGATCAGCCCAAGCGCCTGGCAGGAGGCCCGCGAAACCATGGGCGAGCAGCACGCGGCGATCACACTGGCGGCGATTTATCAGCGGGCCGGTCAGATTAACAACGCCGGCGGCTATCTGCGCAGCCTGACCGACCGGGCCAAGGACGGGAAGTTTTCGACCTGGCCGATGGTCATGGCGTTGCTCCGGGCAAAGCTGGACGAGCAGAAAAGTGCGGCCAGCGCCGGAAAACCACGAACAGATGAGGACGCCGAAGACGATAGCCACGTCCACGTTTCGGCTTCGCTGCTGAAAAGCCTACAAAAGCCGAGATCGTGGTGA
- a CDS encoding DEAD/DEAH box helicase, with translation MVDFKKLREDKAKPKPVAPRDIFHSLPKAVGINDLYVSQAEALDAWYPSRRNDKDVVVKLHTGGGKTLVALLMAQSTMNELGEPVLYLAPTTQLVEQVIAKATEYGIRAVPYTRGQPLASEFLDGNAVLVGAYESLFSGRSKFGVRGSAKPAVKVGGIILDDAHVALSSVRKAFSLTITSKDHLEVYQEMADRFRGAFDEVGRGGAFADITRGKDFGVIEVPSWAWLSKVPEVREFLSQHVEGVDPYIWPLLRDNLAMCHCLFSRKSVTITPTFPPVDLLPTFDDAKRRIYMSATIWTTARLFAHSVPPLLQLADRFSLHRLRV, from the coding sequence ATGGTCGACTTCAAAAAGCTTCGCGAGGACAAGGCAAAGCCGAAGCCCGTCGCCCCACGAGATATCTTTCATTCCCTCCCGAAAGCCGTCGGGATCAATGACCTTTATGTTAGCCAAGCCGAGGCTCTCGATGCTTGGTATCCGTCCCGCAGAAACGACAAGGATGTCGTTGTAAAACTGCATACGGGGGGAGGAAAGACCCTGGTTGCGCTGCTCATGGCACAATCAACCATGAATGAACTCGGTGAACCCGTTCTTTATCTCGCACCAACTACCCAGCTCGTCGAACAGGTTATTGCCAAAGCGACTGAATATGGAATACGCGCGGTACCCTACACGAGGGGGCAGCCTCTAGCCTCCGAGTTTCTAGATGGTAACGCCGTTCTCGTGGGGGCCTACGAGAGCCTTTTCAGTGGTCGCAGTAAATTTGGTGTTCGGGGTTCCGCGAAGCCGGCAGTGAAAGTCGGCGGCATCATCTTGGACGACGCGCACGTCGCGCTTTCCTCTGTTCGTAAAGCATTCAGCCTGACAATCACGTCGAAAGACCACCTCGAGGTCTATCAGGAGATGGCGGATCGATTCAGGGGCGCGTTCGACGAGGTCGGACGAGGCGGCGCCTTTGCTGACATCACGAGGGGGAAGGATTTCGGCGTGATCGAGGTCCCCAGCTGGGCTTGGCTGTCCAAGGTCCCCGAAGTTCGGGAATTTCTTTCACAGCATGTCGAGGGCGTTGATCCCTACATATGGCCTCTCCTACGTGACAATCTGGCCATGTGCCACTGCCTCTTCAGCCGCAAATCGGTGACGATCACCCCCACCTTTCCACCGGTTGATCTTCTTCCTACGTTCGATGACGCTAAACGCCGGATCTACATGTCTGCTACGATTTGGACGACAGCGAGATTGTTCGCACATTCGGTGCCTCCCCTGCTGCAGTTGGCAGACCGATTCAGTCTTCATCGCTTGCGGGTGTAG
- the repA gene encoding plasmid partitioning protein RepA — translation MSKLATAHIDEDPADKIIRHARTLSSELQSRREQMYPPNAEKQLRYFLTNEVSKLTNIPESTLRTMSIEGKGPVPARLENNHRAYTLGQINELREIFAEARPSDARRFLPRRRVGEHLQVLAVANFKGGSAKTTTSAHLAHYLALHGFRVLAIDLDPQASLSAMFGAQPEMDVGDNETIYGALRYDGNRRPIREIIRPTYFSGIDLIPGNIEVMEYEHETPRALADRRIGTGEIFFERLRLAIAEVENDYDVVLLDTPPSLGFLTLGAIYAATGLIVTVHPAMLDVMSMSQFLLMMGDLIGVIRDAGAKMQQDFLRYLITRHDPNDQSQVHVVGMMRSLFGDDVLTPTAVESSAVETAGLAKRTLYELEPGNIGANTVKRARESIDAVNQRIVDLIERSWGRP, via the coding sequence ATGTCGAAGCTAGCGACAGCACATATCGATGAGGATCCCGCAGACAAGATCATTCGGCACGCGCGCACGCTATCGAGTGAGTTGCAATCGCGGCGTGAGCAAATGTATCCGCCCAACGCTGAGAAGCAACTTCGTTACTTCCTGACGAATGAGGTGTCTAAGCTCACAAATATTCCCGAGTCTACTCTGCGGACGATGTCAATCGAAGGCAAGGGTCCGGTCCCAGCGCGGCTCGAGAACAACCACAGGGCTTATACGCTTGGACAGATTAACGAGCTTCGCGAGATATTCGCTGAGGCTCGGCCATCTGATGCCCGCCGCTTCCTACCCCGACGACGGGTTGGCGAGCACTTGCAGGTTCTAGCGGTTGCAAATTTTAAGGGCGGCAGTGCCAAAACGACGACCAGTGCGCATCTCGCGCACTATCTTGCGCTGCACGGTTTCAGGGTTCTGGCCATCGACCTCGATCCACAAGCATCTCTTTCGGCAATGTTTGGTGCGCAGCCGGAAATGGATGTTGGTGATAATGAGACGATTTATGGAGCCCTGCGGTACGACGGAAATCGTCGGCCGATTAGAGAGATCATCAGGCCCACATATTTTTCAGGGATCGACCTTATTCCCGGTAACATTGAGGTGATGGAATATGAGCACGAGACGCCTCGAGCTCTAGCTGACAGACGGATAGGAACCGGCGAAATCTTCTTCGAACGCCTTCGGCTAGCAATTGCCGAGGTGGAGAACGATTATGACGTCGTGTTGCTGGACACCCCCCCTTCCCTTGGCTTCTTGACACTTGGGGCAATCTACGCGGCCACCGGACTTATCGTTACCGTGCATCCGGCGATGCTGGACGTGATGTCTATGAGCCAGTTTCTGTTGATGATGGGTGACTTAATAGGTGTCATCCGAGACGCCGGGGCAAAGATGCAACAGGATTTCCTTCGATACCTTATTACTCGCCATGATCCTAACGACCAGTCGCAAGTTCACGTCGTCGGGATGATGCGCAGTTTGTTCGGAGATGATGTTCTGACACCGACTGCAGTGGAGAGTAGCGCTGTCGAGACGGCGGGGTTGGCGAAGAGGACGCTGTATGAACTCGAGCCGGGAAACATCGGCGCAAATACCGTGAAGCGGGCGAGGGAATCGATCGACGCCGTCAATCAGCGAATAGTTGATCTGATTGAGCGGAGCTGGGGGAGGCCATGA
- a CDS encoding conjugal transfer protein TrbD produces MAEPGSNLARSRVHRALSRPNLLMGADRELVLLTGLAAVILIFVVLTWYAALFGMVIWLVAVAALRMMAKADPLMRRVYLRHVSYRSLYRPTSTPWRKF; encoded by the coding sequence ATGGCTGAGCCAGGCTCCAACCTTGCCCGTTCGCGGGTGCATCGGGCGCTATCACGCCCGAACCTGCTGATGGGCGCCGACCGCGAACTGGTGTTGCTCACAGGCCTTGCCGCCGTGATCCTGATCTTCGTGGTGCTGACCTGGTACGCCGCGCTGTTCGGTATGGTCATCTGGCTGGTCGCGGTCGCCGCCCTCCGCATGATGGCGAAGGCCGATCCGCTGATGCGCCGCGTCTATCTGCGGCACGTGTCCTATCGATCCCTCTACCGGCCCACCTCGACGCCGTGGCGCAAGTTCTGA
- the trbB gene encoding P-type conjugative transfer ATPase TrbB produces MTQLRSHSRLVRKLQDALGDQLCVALDDVTVVEIMLNPDGKLFIERLGHGVAPAGVLSPAAAEVIIGSVAHALQSEADDEQPIISGELPIGGHRFEGLLPPVVSGPSFTIRRRASRLIPLDDYVKQKIMTEAQVSVLRSAIASRMNIVISGGTGSGKTTLANAVIAEIVGNAPDDRIVILEDTAEIQCAAENAVALHTSDTIDMARLLKSTMRLRPDRIIVGEVRDGAALTLLKAWNTGHPGGVTTIHSNTAMSALRRLEQLTAEVSQQPMQEVIGEAVDLIVSIERTGKGRRVREVIHVEGFTNSRYRTEHYAQIDEDSHVA; encoded by the coding sequence GTGACCCAGCTGCGCTCCCATTCCAGACTCGTCCGCAAACTCCAGGACGCGCTCGGCGACCAGCTCTGCGTCGCGCTCGATGATGTGACTGTCGTAGAGATCATGCTCAACCCGGATGGCAAGCTCTTCATCGAGCGCCTGGGGCATGGCGTGGCGCCCGCAGGTGTGCTTAGCCCCGCCGCGGCGGAAGTGATCATCGGTAGCGTAGCCCATGCACTGCAGTCGGAAGCCGACGATGAACAGCCGATCATCTCCGGCGAACTGCCGATCGGCGGCCACCGCTTCGAGGGCCTCCTGCCGCCTGTCGTTTCCGGACCGAGCTTCACAATTCGCCGGCGTGCCTCCCGCCTGATCCCGCTCGACGACTACGTGAAGCAAAAGATCATGACCGAGGCGCAGGTCTCGGTTCTACGGAGTGCGATTGCGTCTCGCATGAACATCGTGATTTCCGGCGGAACAGGCTCTGGCAAAACGACGCTCGCCAATGCAGTCATAGCCGAAATCGTCGGGAATGCGCCGGACGATCGGATTGTCATCCTGGAGGACACGGCCGAGATTCAGTGCGCGGCCGAGAACGCCGTGGCGCTCCATACAAGCGACACGATCGATATGGCCCGGCTTCTCAAGAGCACGATGCGCTTGCGGCCCGATCGCATCATCGTCGGAGAGGTCCGCGACGGGGCGGCGCTCACGCTGCTTAAAGCATGGAATACAGGGCATCCCGGCGGGGTCACCACCATTCATTCTAACACGGCGATGTCGGCTCTCCGCCGGCTCGAGCAACTGACCGCGGAAGTGAGCCAACAGCCGATGCAGGAAGTGATCGGCGAGGCAGTGGACCTGATCGTGTCGATAGAACGAACGGGGAAGGGGAGGCGGGTTCGCGAGGTCATCCATGTCGAGGGCTTCACCAATTCCCGCTACCGGACCGAACACTACGCCCAGATCGATGAGGATAGCCATGTCGCATAA